In the Corynebacterium anserum genome, GACATTGAAAGAGGTGAAACGGTCGCCCTTAGTCTGGTGTTCGGTTCCAGCCTTCACCGGGGTAATCGTTGCCTCGGTCTCAGTAAGTGGGGTTGTCATCTGTTTTAGCCCACCGATCCTTCCATCTGCAGTTCGATCAGTCGGTTCAGCTCAAGTGCGTACTCCATCGGAAGTTCCTTGGCGATCGGTTCTACGAAGCCGCGGACGATCATCGCCATCGCTTCATCTTCTTCGATACCGCGGGACATCAGATAGAACAGCTGATCCTCAGACACCTGCGAGACTGTCGCCTCATGTCCAAGGGTGACGTGGTCGTTGCGGATGTCGTTGTACGGGTATGTGTCAGACCGCGACACGGAATCTACGAGGAGCGCATCACACTCGACGTTGGATGCAGAGTGGTGGGCATCCTTGTTGATCTGAACCAGGCCACGGTATGCAGCGCGGCCGCCAGAACGAGCTACCGACTTAGAAACAATGTTCGATGAAGTGTGCGGAGCCATGTGTACCATCTTCGCTCCGGTGTCCTGGAATTGTCCCTCGCCTGCAAACGCAACAGAAAGAACTTCGCCCTTTGCGTACGGGCCGGTCATCCACACAGCCGGGTACTTCATCGTCACCTTGGAACCAATGTTGCCATCGACCCATTCCATTGTGGCAGCCTCTTCACACTTGGTGCGCTTCGTGACGAGGTTATAGACGTTATTCGACCAGTTTTGGATGGTGGTGTAACGGCAGCGGCCACCCTTCTTCACGATGATCTCAACTACCGCGGAGTGGAGAGAATCGGTCTTGTAGATAGGTGCCGTGCAACCCTCGACGTAGTGAACGTAGGCATCCTCATCAACAATGATCAGGGTTCGTTCGAACTGACCCATATTTTCAGTGTTAATACGGAAGTAGGCCTGGAGAGGGATGTCAACGTGAACACCCTTGGGAACGTAGATGAAGGAGCCACCCGACCACACAGCGGTATTTAGCGCGGAGAATTTGTTGTCGCCCGCAGGGATCACGGAGCCGAAGTACTCCTCAAAAAGCTCTGGATAGTCCCGTAGTCCAGTGTCCGTATCGACGAAAATGACACCCTGGCTTTCCAAATCCTCACGAATCTGGTGATAAACCACCTCTGACTCGTATTGGGCAGCTACACCTGCAACGAGGCGCTGGCGCTCAGCTTCGGGGATACCCAGCTTGTCGTAGGTGTTCTTGATGTCTTCTGGTAGATCTTCCCAGGTCTGAGCCTGCTTCTCCGTGGAGCGCACGAAGTACTTGATCTGGTCGAAATCGATGCCAGACAAATCCGCTCCCCACGTAGGAAGTGGTTTCTTTTCGAAGATTTCTAGCGCCTTAAGACGGCGCTGTAGCATCCACTCCGGCTCATTTTTCTTGGCAGAGATGTCACGAACGACTTCTTCATTGAGGCCGCGACGTGCAGAAGCTCCTGCTACGTCCGAATCGTGCCAACCGTAGCCATATGCGCCGATGGAGTTGATGATCTCTTCATCGGTCTGTGGTTGCTGTGCAGCTTGAGTCATATCCTAACTTTCCTTCTTGGGGGAAGGGTGAATAGTTGTCAGCGGAATGTGGGTGGTGCAAATGCCGTTACCGTCGGCGATAGTCGCCAGTGGCTGGGTGTGTTGCCCAAGCAATTCCGCGACCACCCGGTGTTCCGCCGCGCACAGTTCAGGGAACTCTTGCGCGACATCCTGGATTGGGCAGTGGTGCCGACAAATCTGAACACCACCTGCAGCATTTCCAACCGTCGCAGCATAACCCCGGTCCGATAGTGCGTCCGCGATCGCCCTTGCCTTTGCGATCACATCTTCATCATTACCCGTGGAAGTCGCGTCGGTAGTGGCGATGCTCTTGTTCTTATTATCGGTTTCCTCAACATCGCTGAGCAGGTCATGAATGCGTTCGGCAGCGAAGTTTTCCACAGCCGCTTCACCACCAGCCTGGCGCAGGGCGCGAAGTGCAAGCAATGCCAGGGTGTCGTAATCATGTCCAAATAGCGAACGGCCGGCGTCGGTCAATCGGAACATCTTCGCCGGCCTACCACGTTGGCCGGATCGTGGAACGCTCATGATTTCGGCGTAGCCGTCCGCAACAATGTTGTCGAGGTGGCGACGCACGCCAGCTGCGCTGAGGCCAAATTCCTCGCTAATGTCCGTGGCACTCACCGGTCCATGACGCAGAACATGGAGCAAGATGCGGTGCCGAGTATCGTGATCGCTCACCTCAATGGACACCTCATTTCCTTCTCGTTATTGATGCGCCGTGATCGGCAGTCTCCCTATTGGGCGGGATCCATGCGGCCACTCATGATTAGACAACACGAATGTTACGTAAATTATTTCCTTTGTCTACTAAGGTTTCCCTATCTCTCGCACCCAATGTCGAGTGAACCGAGCACTCAACAACAACACACACCGTGATACCCACCCCAAGAAGCAGACACAGACGCAGTAAACTGTTCAGCCATGCACAAGGATCTGCCCACCTCCCCCGTCCACCGTCTGAGTGGCGTTTTTGGAACGTTGGCGTCCCAGTTGCCACATATTGGTGTTGCGGGTTCGCGCTCTGCATCATTGCACAACGAGGGGCGAGACGTTCTCCACCATCCAGAGCAAACGCGCCTGAGTCCTCTTGACCCCGCGCACCGCCTTCGTCTGCGGTTAGCAATGTTTTTAGGCACCGTCGGCGCATTTATGATTGCCATTGGTGGGCTAGGCGCTGGGGCTTACCCAGTGCTACATAATCCATTTTGGCAACTACCATTCGTGAGCACTCTTTCACGGATGCTCCATGCATCCACTGTGATGGTGTTCCTCGGCATCGGCATACTTGTTATCGGCTGGCTACTCATGGCCAGATTTTGCGTCAGTTTACGGCGACGGCGCGTCCACCTTGTTCCGGTGAGCATCTTGTGGAGAACTTTCGTTGCCTGGGTCATCCCTCTGTATGTGACCGCTCCATTGTTCACCCAGGACATTTATTCTTACTTGGCGCAAGGATCCATTGCTGCTCGAGGCTGGGATCCCTATGCAGCTGGCCCCGTCGACTTATTGGAACCGGATAACCCACTCGTTCGCTCTGTTCCATTGATGTGGAGTCACTCCCCCGCCCCCTACGGCCCCACTGCTTTGGGTTACGGTGCCGTGATCTCATCGCTGACGCATGACAGTTTTGTTGCCGGTATTTTGCTACATCGCCTCGTATCGATTATTGGCCTTGCCCTCGCGGGTTGGGCTCTGGTCCGACTCTCCCGACGCTGTGGCGTGCCCTCTCAAACTGCCATGTGGCTTGGCGTATTGAACCCACTAGCTCTACTGCATTTGGTGGGCGGTATACACAACGAAGCCGCTATGTTGGGATTACTTCTGGCCGGATTGGAACTAGTGTTGCGCGGAGTGGACCAGGTGGAACGCCCAATTCAGAGCTGCTGGATCCTCCTCATCCTGGGGCTATGTCTCATCACCGCTGCCGGTTTGGTGAAGGTCACTGCACTAATGGCACTGGGATTTGCTGCGGTAGCTATCGCCCGTTGGTTTGGTGGAACCATCACGGATCTCATCAAAGCTGGTCTGATCTCTGCCTCGGTGGCGGTTATTGTAGCCCTTGTGCTGTCACTAGGTACAGGCGTGGGGCTCGGCTGGATCACATCCCAGGGCGGAGCAACGGAGATCGTGAGCTGGATGTCATTTTCCACAGTCCTGGGACTCGCCTCAGCATTCCTTGGCATGAATTTAGGACTGGGTGATCATCAAAGAGTTGCGCTGACAGTCTTTCGTAGTCTTGGTGTTCTCGTTGGTATCGCGTGGGTAGTCCGTATGTTGTGGGCCTCGTTCAAAGGCCGGATCCATCCCGTGGGTGGTCTTGGCTTGGCAATGTTCCTCATGGTGGTCTTCTTCCCTGTAGTCCAGCCCTGGTACCTCTTATGGGCAATCTTCCCGCTGGCGGCTTGGGCAAACCGTGACCCATTCATTTTCATCGCGGTGGCATATTCCACGTTATTCAGCTTCGCAGTCCTTCCTAGGGGGCTAGGTCTACCCCCGGCGACTGTGGTCTATATCTACGTCATGTTTGTCGTAATTTTTGCCGTTGTACTCCTGGCCGGCTATTTCTTTGTGCGTGCACACCCTTATCTGGCGGACGCGATAAAAACAGGTACGCCTCTTGACAGAGAAGCATTGCGTCGTCATAAGAAATCACAATGAAGCGCGCTAAAGTAGTGCTCCGTGACCCAAGCAAATACCTCGACCAAGAGTTCACGACACGGCGCGGAGATCTTGTGTCTCGAGAAAGTGGTGCGCCGTTTCGGTAACAATGTGGCAGTCAATGAACTGAGTTTTTCTCTCCATGCTGGGGAAGTGCTCGCTCTCCTAGGGCCGAATGGCGCAGGAAAGACCACCACAGTGGAAATGTGCGAGGGATTCTCCTCCCCCGATGAAGGCACAGTACGTGTCTTCGGCATGGATCCCGTAGCCAAAGCAGATGCCGTACGCGAACGCATCGGTGTGATGCTGCAGGGCGGCGGTGCGTACCCTGGTGTGCGCGTTGGTGAGATGTTGGAATTGGTTGCCAGCTACTCCACGGATCCCCTGGATACCCAATGGTTGTTGGAGACGGTAGGCCTGGCGTCGCATAAAAAAACACCGTATCGGCGTCTATCCGGAGGCCAACAACAACGGCTTTCCCTTGCCTGCGCGTTGGTCAATCGCCCCGAACTGGTCTTTTTAGACGAACCCACCGCGGGGCTTGATGCTCAGTCGCGCATGGTGGTCTGGGATCTGGTGCGTTCGCTACGCCGAGATGGAGTAGCAGTGGTATTAACCACTCACCTCATGGATGAAGCAGAAGCTCTCGCAGACAACGTGGTGATTATCGACAAGGGGCGAGTAGTAGCGCAGGGTTCCCCCGAACAACTCACCTCCATGCGAGTCATAGGCGGTGACTCCGCCGAGGGAAACGCAGGAGGGATGGTGACGATCCATTATGACGGGGACCTGGCAGCCGAAGAATTAGCTGCCCAACTCCGGCAAACCGGGGTGGGAAAGGAGGCTGTATCTGTCAGTGAAACCAAAGCTCAGCATTTGGCTATTAAAACTAAAGAAGTGACTCCTGAGTTCATTGCAACTCTCACACAGTTGCTCGCGGACAAGAGCATTTTGTTGCGAAGCCTCGACGTGAATAAACAAACTCTCGAGGATGTGTTCCTCAACATCACAGGACGGGAGATCCGCTCATGAGGACCCCTTCAAATCAACGGTTCAATGACGGTCTATTCATACCTCGGCCGCAACGTGCCTCCGCCGGCAGGATTCTCAAAGCTCAGGCAAAGATGGAGTCCATTCTTTTCCTTCGACACGGAGAACAGCAGCTTCTGTCACTCGTTATCCCGCTCGCTATGCTGATCGGCTTATCGCTGCTTCCTGGTCTGATCGAAGGAAGAAACGTCAACGTGGTCTACCCCATGGCTCTAGCTATCGCTCTCATGGGCGCAGGATTTACAGGGCAGGCCATTGCCGTGGCATTTGACCGGCGATATGGAGCTCTTAAACGCATAGGCGCCTCCGGTGTTCCGACGTGGGCACTAATCGGCGGAAAAGTCTGTGCCGTGGGGAGCGTGGTTGCCGTACAGATTCTGATTCTCAGTGCTGTGGCGGTGGTGCTTGGGTGGCATCCTTCTCTTGCAGGTATCCCGGCGGCCATTGCGATCGGTGTCCTCGGCGTGTCTACTTTTACGAGTTTCGGCCTATTTTTGGGAGGGCGTTTCAGCTCGGAAATGGTGTTGGCCCTGGCCAATACGGTGTGGTTTATTTTGCTGGGTGCTGCTGTGTTTTCCGTCATGGGGGCTGGACTCAGCGACACCACGCGGACGAGCATGATGCTCATTCCCTCCGTAGCGCTGACACAGGGGTTTTCCGATGCTCTCAACCACGGCCAATGCGATTGGTTTGCAGTAATCGCGTTGATTGCTTGGTCCCTCATCGGGACGGCCGCAGCCTTTAAATTCTTCCGCTTCACCATGGACAGCGATTAGCCGCCACATCTGCCCCGCATTGTGATGAAAAGATCTCACGCCGCGCAGTGGCATGTCCCTTTTTCCGTCCTCGTGGCTGAGCCATTAGGCTAGTGAATGTGTTGGAATCAATGCGATCGCGCGTGAAAAAAGAACAAAACCCGCTGGCAAAAGTGATGGTTGCCTTTTACGCCTGGGTGCATAAGATGGACGCTCACTACGGCTTCCCCCGTCCGGTGCGTATACCGTCAATCCGTACCCAGCGATTGTTCGCCATCATCCTCCTGATCTGCCAAACCGGCATTACCTTTACCGGATCCCTTGTGCGTGTTACTGGTTCAGGCCTGGGATGCGATACGTGGCCAGAATGCCATCCTGGTTCCTTTGTCCCGACCTCGGGCGCTGCCCCATGGATTCACCAGGCCATCGAGTTCGGCAACCGGCTTCTCACCTTCGTCCTGATCGCAGCAGCCCTCGTGACTTTCATCGCGCTAGTGCGCGCGGGGCGACGCACGCTTTTGCTTCACATGGCCTTTCTTCAGGGAATTGGCATCATCGTTCAGGCTGTGATCGGCGGCGTCACCGTGCGTTTGGATCTCGCGTGGTGGATGGTTGCGGCTCATTTCATGCCCTCGATGATTTTGGTCTTTTTTGCAGCAGTATTGGTGATCCGTGTTGCTGAGCCAGACGATGGGCAGCGCGTATACCAGATGCCTAAGCCGTTGCGTTATCTCGCGACCGGCATGTCTTTTGCGTTGTTTGTGGTCCTCACTAGCGGTACGTTAGTCACTTCAGCTGGCCCTCACGCCGGGGATGAAGCCATCCTTCCAGAGCACCGTCTCCAGATTGAACTTATTACTATCGCTAATTTGCATGCGCATGCTATGTATCTTTATTTGGGCATGACGATCGGTCTCATTGCCGCGTTGTTTGCTATCAATAAAAACCGTGTGCTCAAGCAGACATCACTGTGGTTGTGCGGCGCAATTGTCTTCCAGGCTGTTATCGGTATTATCCAGTTCCGGATGGGCGTTCCGATTTGGACCGTTCCAGTTCACGTTCTGGGTTCAGGCATTACCTGCCTGATTACCGGCGTGCTGTGGGCACAGCGGCAGCGTTTATTGGGAGGAGATGCAGCCCATACTGGTTCCCCAGCCGCAGACGCCACCGTAGTGAATAATGTGGACTACTCCGTGACCCATTAGCTGGGGCGCACAGAGCGCAGTGATCTCCAGCACTGAACCCCTGCCGCACTCTGTGTGATTGCGGCAGGGGTATCTACGTTAAGCACAGAGGCGTCAAGTTATTCTTTGGTTGGCGGGGACACGTCACCAACGCATCCGACAAACGGCACCGGGAGTTGCTCCATCTCCCGCCATGTCTTGAGACACGAGAGTACTGCTACACCTCTCGGTATGGAGTAACGCTGAGTATCGGTATGGGGGTTAAACACCAAGCAGCTCGGCGATGGTGTTCCAGCCGAGGACCGCGTCGACAGACAGCGCAACGAACAGGATAGATAAGTAGTTGTTCGATAGGAAAAACAGCTGCATTGGCTTGACCGGAGTTCCATGTTTGACGCCCTGATGTAGGCGGTGCGCCATGACGATGAACCAGAGCCCAGCAGCCACAGCAATGACGGAATAAATCCATCCAGCTGCGGGAACGAGGAAAAGAGAGGTGATGACTGTCGCCCACGTGTACAGCAGAATTTGGCGAGTAACCTCTAACGGCGGTTTGACCACCGGCATCATCGGAACACCAGCCGCTTCATAATCCTCGCGGTAACGCATGCCTAAAGCCCAGGTGTGCGGAGGAGTCCAGAAGAAGATGACCATGAACAGTATGATCGCCTGAGCCCACGAGCCCCATCCGGCGTGAAAAGCCCCGCCGTTGTTATCTGTGATGACGGCCCAGCCAACGACCACAGGCATGCAGCCGGCCGCCCCACCCCAAATCACGTTCTGCCACGTACGGCGCTTAAGCCACTTTGTATAGACGAAAATGTAGAACCAAATGGTCAAAAGGATGAACAGCGCTGCAAGCAACGATTTAGCCAATAGCCACAGCCACAGGAAGCTGATCACCATCAACGACCACGCGAAAATTTTCGCATTCTGTAGAGAGACAGAGTCCTTGGCCAAAGGTCGCCGCCGCGTACGACGCATCTTCTGGTCAATGTCGTGATCGGCAATCATATTAAAAGTGTTGGCGGACGCGGCGCCCATCCATCCACCGATCAGCGTGAGAATGATGAGACCGAAATTGACTTCCCCACGCTCTGCCTGGAGCATCGCAGGAATTGTCGCGACTAGGAGTAATTCGATGACCCTAGGCTTTGTCAGGGCAATATATGCCTTGACTGTGTCAGCGAACTTGTTCACCGAGCCTCTCGCCTCACTTTTCTTCAACTCATACGTCTTCGGAACGCCCTTATTAAGCTACCCGAGCCTAGCCGAGACAAGAAACAGGACACCACCACAAACAGAAGTTAGAGGCAAACACTAAGATGAAAACGTAAATCTGCCATTAAGAAGTGACAGACTTCTTCTCCTTGTCTGCAGAAAGGCATTTTCAGTGACTCTCTCCCCTGAGCAAACAGCCCTGACTGTTCGGAACTATCCAGCCGACTGGTCTGAGTCCGATACGCGTGCTGTTGATCTGGCTCGTGTGCTCGCTGCCGATTCCGTCGAGAACTGCGGTTCTGGTCACCCGGGTACAGCCATGAGTCTCGCGCCACTGGCCTACACCCTGTACCAAAAGGTCATGCGTCACGATCCTCACGATCCTCAGTGGGTTGGCCGCGATCGTTTCGTCCTGTCAGCTGGCCACTCCTCCCTGACGCAGTATATTCAGCTATATCTCGGCGGTTTCGGTCTCGAGATTGAGGATCTCAAAGCATTGCGTACCTGGGGTTCGAAAACCCCGGGCCACCCGGAGGTACACCATACAGATGGTGTTGAAATTACTACCGGCCCCCTGGGACAAGGGTTGGCGTCTGCAGTTGGTATGGCCATGGCGGCTCGTCGAGAGCGCGCCCTCTTTGACCCTCAGGCTCCCGCGGGCGAATCGCCTTTCGATCATTACATCTACGTGATTGCTTCTGACGGCGACATGCAAGAGGGCGTCACCGGTGAAGCGTGTTCTATTGCGGGGACACAACAACTGGGTAACCTCATCGTTTTCTGGGACGATAACGGTATCTCCATTGAAGATGACACGACCATCGCATTCACTGAAGATGTCGTAGCCCGTTATGAGGCCTATGGTTGGCAGACTCTTGAGGTCACGGCCGAAGATGTGGAAGGCATTCTGGACGCCGTGGCACGAGCACAGGCTGAGACCTTGCGCCCTACCTTCATCCGTGTTCGCTCCGTGATCGCCTACCCGGCTCCGAATGCGATGAACACTGGTGCATCACACGGTGCTGCTCTAGGCAAGGAAGAGATCACTGCTATCAAGCAAGAACTCGACTTCCCAGACACACCTTTCCCTGTTGAGGATGAGGTGGTGGCTCACGCTCGTCAACTGATTAAGCGCGGAGCTGATGCTCACGCCGAGTGGAATAAGAGCTTTGAAGCGTGGGCGGCTGCTCATCCTGAAAATAAGCAGCTCTTCGACCGTCTTTTCGCCCGGGAGTTGCCTGCGGACTTCGACGCGCAGTTGCCGAGCTGGGAGGAGGGTGAATCGGTTGCTACCCGTAAAGCATCAGAGGCAGCGCTGCAGGCGCTGGGTGCTACGCTGCCAGAACTATGGGGTGGCTCTGCCGATCTAGCCGGTTCCACGAACACCATTATCAAAGGTTCGCCCTCTTTCGGACCTGAGTCCATCTCCACCAAGATGTGGTCAGCTGAACCAGGTGGGCGCAATGTGCACTTTGGTATCCGTGAACACGGCATGGTTGCGATTCTTAACGGTATCGCATTGCACGGACCCACGAGGCCTTATGGAGCCACATTCCTGCAGTTTGCAGATTATGCGCGCGGTGCTGTGCGCCTCGGAGCTTTGATGAAGTCCGATGTTTATCACGTATGGACCCATGACTCTATTGGCTTAGGTGAGGACGGGCCGACACATCAACCTGTTGAACACCTTGCTGCCCTGCGAGCCATCCCAGACTTGGCTGTCATCCGACCAGCGGACGCTAATGAAACCGCGGTTGCTTGGGCTGAAGCACTCAAAGCTCCTGAGGGACCGAAGGCTCTGATCTTGACTCGCCAGAATGTGCCGGTTCTTCCCGGGACAAAAGAAAAGGCTGCTAAGGGAGTCGCTCGCGGTGCTTACGTGCTACGCGAGTCCAGTGCTGAGAAGCCGGACGTTATTGTCTTGGCAACCGGTTCCGAGGTTCACATTGCCCTCGAAGCTGCTGAGACACTCGAGCAGGAAGGCATCGCAACCCGCGTTGTTTCTGTTCCTTGTATGGAGTGGTTCATGGAACAGGACTCCGAATACATTGAGTCTGTTCTGCCAGCGGATGTGACCGCACGTGTATCGGTAGAAGCTGCTATCGCCATGCCGTGGTACCGGTTCACCGGCCTCAAGGGCCGCAATGTTTCCCTCGAGCACTATGGCGCATCTGCAGACTTCACGACGCTCTTTAAGAAGTTCGGAATCACTGCAGAAGCAGTTGTCGCCGCTGCCAAAGACTCTTTGCACGAGCGTTAAGCGGTATCCATAACTACCGCGCACGTCCCATGTGGGCCCTCCTTTTGTGTGGTACTTGCCCTCCCCTTCTCCTTAGAGCGGAGGGTTTTTCCGTACCATGTGGGGAGAACACCGTATTGAAAGGTCTATAGGTCTATACGTCATGAGTCCTCTCTCCTCTCCTTCCATTGCTAATCCCGACGCTATGAAGGTGCCTGCCTCCATTAGTTCTTTGTCACGCATCGGTACTTCTGTGTGGCTCGATGACCTTTCACGCGACCGCATCGTGTCGGGAAACCTGGCCGACGTCATAGAGTCCAAGGGGGTCGTAGGAGTGACGACCAACCCGGCGATTTTCGCTCACGCAATGTCTCAGGGACACGCTTATGATGCACAGCTTCAGGAACTGGCATCCAACGATGTACCTGCTGATTCTGCGGTGTTTGCTATGGCCGCTGAAGACGTGCGCGCAGCGTGCGACGTTTTCCGTCCTATCTACGACGCCACTCATGGCCGCGACGGTCGTGTATCCCTCGAGGTTGATCCCCGTCTTGCTAATGAAAAGGATGCGACCGTTGCGCAGGCGAAAAACCTAGCCAGGACTGTTGACCGGCCGAATCTCATGATCAAAATTCCCGCTACTGAAGAGTGCCTTCCCGCAATCTCGGAAGTACTGGGTGCCGGTATTAGTGTCAACGTGACATTGATCTTTTCCGAAGCTCGTTACCGTCAGGTCATGGAAGCGTTTATCGAAGGTATCGCTCTGGCTCGTGACAATGGACATGACCTGAGCACTATTCATTCCGTCGCTAGTTTCTTCGTCTCCCGTGTGGACACTGAAATCGATAAACGTCTCGACGAGATCGGTACGCCGGAAGCTTTAGCGTTGAAGGGCAAAGCGGGTGTTGCTAACGCCCGTTCTGCTTACGCGGCGTTTGAAGAGATGCTGCTCAACAACGCGGATTGGCAGAAATTGGAGGAAGCTGGAGGGCGTGTACAGCGTCCTTTGTGGGCGTCGACATCCGTGAAAAATTCCGACTATCCCGACACCCTTTACGTCACAGAATTAGCGGGCCCTCACACGGTGAACACCATGCCGGAAGCTACTCTCGATGCAGTCATTGACCACGCAGAAGTGGGTGGCGATACGTTGAGTGGCACTGAGAGTGCTGCGCATACTGTGT is a window encoding:
- the sufB gene encoding Fe-S cluster assembly protein SufB, giving the protein MTQAAQQPQTDEEIINSIGAYGYGWHDSDVAGASARRGLNEEVVRDISAKKNEPEWMLQRRLKALEIFEKKPLPTWGADLSGIDFDQIKYFVRSTEKQAQTWEDLPEDIKNTYDKLGIPEAERQRLVAGVAAQYESEVVYHQIREDLESQGVIFVDTDTGLRDYPELFEEYFGSVIPAGDNKFSALNTAVWSGGSFIYVPKGVHVDIPLQAYFRINTENMGQFERTLIIVDEDAYVHYVEGCTAPIYKTDSLHSAVVEIIVKKGGRCRYTTIQNWSNNVYNLVTKRTKCEEAATMEWVDGNIGSKVTMKYPAVWMTGPYAKGEVLSVAFAGEGQFQDTGAKMVHMAPHTSSNIVSKSVARSGGRAAYRGLVQINKDAHHSASNVECDALLVDSVSRSDTYPYNDIRNDHVTLGHEATVSQVSEDQLFYLMSRGIEEDEAMAMIVRGFVEPIAKELPMEYALELNRLIELQMEGSVG
- a CDS encoding helix-turn-helix transcriptional regulator, which produces MSIEVSDHDTRHRILLHVLRHGPVSATDISEEFGLSAAGVRRHLDNIVADGYAEIMSVPRSGQRGRPAKMFRLTDAGRSLFGHDYDTLALLALRALRQAGGEAAVENFAAERIHDLLSDVEETDNKNKSIATTDATSTGNDEDVIAKARAIADALSDRGYAATVGNAAGGVQICRHHCPIQDVAQEFPELCAAEHRVVAELLGQHTQPLATIADGNGICTTHIPLTTIHPSPKKES
- the mptB gene encoding polyprenol phosphomannose-dependent alpha 1,6 mannosyltransferase MptB — its product is MHKDLPTSPVHRLSGVFGTLASQLPHIGVAGSRSASLHNEGRDVLHHPEQTRLSPLDPAHRLRLRLAMFLGTVGAFMIAIGGLGAGAYPVLHNPFWQLPFVSTLSRMLHASTVMVFLGIGILVIGWLLMARFCVSLRRRRVHLVPVSILWRTFVAWVIPLYVTAPLFTQDIYSYLAQGSIAARGWDPYAAGPVDLLEPDNPLVRSVPLMWSHSPAPYGPTALGYGAVISSLTHDSFVAGILLHRLVSIIGLALAGWALVRLSRRCGVPSQTAMWLGVLNPLALLHLVGGIHNEAAMLGLLLAGLELVLRGVDQVERPIQSCWILLILGLCLITAAGLVKVTALMALGFAAVAIARWFGGTITDLIKAGLISASVAVIVALVLSLGTGVGLGWITSQGGATEIVSWMSFSTVLGLASAFLGMNLGLGDHQRVALTVFRSLGVLVGIAWVVRMLWASFKGRIHPVGGLGLAMFLMVVFFPVVQPWYLLWAIFPLAAWANRDPFIFIAVAYSTLFSFAVLPRGLGLPPATVVYIYVMFVVIFAVVLLAGYFFVRAHPYLADAIKTGTPLDREALRRHKKSQ
- a CDS encoding ABC transporter ATP-binding protein, whose amino-acid sequence is MTQANTSTKSSRHGAEILCLEKVVRRFGNNVAVNELSFSLHAGEVLALLGPNGAGKTTTVEMCEGFSSPDEGTVRVFGMDPVAKADAVRERIGVMLQGGGAYPGVRVGEMLELVASYSTDPLDTQWLLETVGLASHKKTPYRRLSGGQQQRLSLACALVNRPELVFLDEPTAGLDAQSRMVVWDLVRSLRRDGVAVVLTTHLMDEAEALADNVVIIDKGRVVAQGSPEQLTSMRVIGGDSAEGNAGGMVTIHYDGDLAAEELAAQLRQTGVGKEAVSVSETKAQHLAIKTKEVTPEFIATLTQLLADKSILLRSLDVNKQTLEDVFLNITGREIRS
- a CDS encoding ABC transporter permease; the protein is MRTPSNQRFNDGLFIPRPQRASAGRILKAQAKMESILFLRHGEQQLLSLVIPLAMLIGLSLLPGLIEGRNVNVVYPMALAIALMGAGFTGQAIAVAFDRRYGALKRIGASGVPTWALIGGKVCAVGSVVAVQILILSAVAVVLGWHPSLAGIPAAIAIGVLGVSTFTSFGLFLGGRFSSEMVLALANTVWFILLGAAVFSVMGAGLSDTTRTSMMLIPSVALTQGFSDALNHGQCDWFAVIALIAWSLIGTAAAFKFFRFTMDSD
- a CDS encoding COX15/CtaA family protein, with translation MRSRVKKEQNPLAKVMVAFYAWVHKMDAHYGFPRPVRIPSIRTQRLFAIILLICQTGITFTGSLVRVTGSGLGCDTWPECHPGSFVPTSGAAPWIHQAIEFGNRLLTFVLIAAALVTFIALVRAGRRTLLLHMAFLQGIGIIVQAVIGGVTVRLDLAWWMVAAHFMPSMILVFFAAVLVIRVAEPDDGQRVYQMPKPLRYLATGMSFALFVVLTSGTLVTSAGPHAGDEAILPEHRLQIELITIANLHAHAMYLYLGMTIGLIAALFAINKNRVLKQTSLWLCGAIVFQAVIGIIQFRMGVPIWTVPVHVLGSGITCLITGVLWAQRQRLLGGDAAHTGSPAADATVVNNVDYSVTH
- a CDS encoding heme o synthase, whose translation is MKKSEARGSVNKFADTVKAYIALTKPRVIELLLVATIPAMLQAERGEVNFGLIILTLIGGWMGAASANTFNMIADHDIDQKMRRTRRRPLAKDSVSLQNAKIFAWSLMVISFLWLWLLAKSLLAALFILLTIWFYIFVYTKWLKRRTWQNVIWGGAAGCMPVVVGWAVITDNNGGAFHAGWGSWAQAIILFMVIFFWTPPHTWALGMRYREDYEAAGVPMMPVVKPPLEVTRQILLYTWATVITSLFLVPAAGWIYSVIAVAAGLWFIVMAHRLHQGVKHGTPVKPMQLFFLSNNYLSILFVALSVDAVLGWNTIAELLGV
- the tkt gene encoding transketolase, which produces MTLSPEQTALTVRNYPADWSESDTRAVDLARVLAADSVENCGSGHPGTAMSLAPLAYTLYQKVMRHDPHDPQWVGRDRFVLSAGHSSLTQYIQLYLGGFGLEIEDLKALRTWGSKTPGHPEVHHTDGVEITTGPLGQGLASAVGMAMAARRERALFDPQAPAGESPFDHYIYVIASDGDMQEGVTGEACSIAGTQQLGNLIVFWDDNGISIEDDTTIAFTEDVVARYEAYGWQTLEVTAEDVEGILDAVARAQAETLRPTFIRVRSVIAYPAPNAMNTGASHGAALGKEEITAIKQELDFPDTPFPVEDEVVAHARQLIKRGADAHAEWNKSFEAWAAAHPENKQLFDRLFARELPADFDAQLPSWEEGESVATRKASEAALQALGATLPELWGGSADLAGSTNTIIKGSPSFGPESISTKMWSAEPGGRNVHFGIREHGMVAILNGIALHGPTRPYGATFLQFADYARGAVRLGALMKSDVYHVWTHDSIGLGEDGPTHQPVEHLAALRAIPDLAVIRPADANETAVAWAEALKAPEGPKALILTRQNVPVLPGTKEKAAKGVARGAYVLRESSAEKPDVIVLATGSEVHIALEAAETLEQEGIATRVVSVPCMEWFMEQDSEYIESVLPADVTARVSVEAAIAMPWYRFTGLKGRNVSLEHYGASADFTTLFKKFGITAEAVVAAAKDSLHER
- the tal gene encoding transaldolase is translated as MKVPASISSLSRIGTSVWLDDLSRDRIVSGNLADVIESKGVVGVTTNPAIFAHAMSQGHAYDAQLQELASNDVPADSAVFAMAAEDVRAACDVFRPIYDATHGRDGRVSLEVDPRLANEKDATVAQAKNLARTVDRPNLMIKIPATEECLPAISEVLGAGISVNVTLIFSEARYRQVMEAFIEGIALARDNGHDLSTIHSVASFFVSRVDTEIDKRLDEIGTPEALALKGKAGVANARSAYAAFEEMLLNNADWQKLEEAGGRVQRPLWASTSVKNSDYPDTLYVTELAGPHTVNTMPEATLDAVIDHAEVGGDTLSGTESAAHTVFESLTSVGIDCADVWAVLEDEGVQKFVDSWNELLDTLSAQLDK